Proteins found in one Salminus brasiliensis chromosome 13, fSalBra1.hap2, whole genome shotgun sequence genomic segment:
- the aamdc gene encoding mth938 domain-containing protein, whose protein sequence is MTSPEIASLSWGHMKVKGCSSTYKDCKVWPGGSREWNWRETGTDHHPGVQPADLEEILRKGVETLVIGRGMSEALQVPPSTVDYVKKQGVDVKVLQTEKAVKEYNNLAGQGAKVGGVFHSTC, encoded by the exons ATGACATCCCCAGAAATTGCATCCCTGTCCTGGGGCCACATGAAGGTGAAAGGCTGCTCCTCCACCTACAAAGACTGTAAAGTGTGGCCTGGTGGCAGCCGAGAGTGGAACTGGAGAGAGACTGGGACAGAT CATCATCCAGGTGTCCAGCCAGCTGACCTGGAGGAAATCCTGAGGAAAGGAGTCGAGACACTGGTCATAGGAAGAGGAATGAGTGAAGCGCTTCAG GTGCCACCCTCAACTGTGGATTATGTAAAGAAGCAGGGTGTGGACGTAAAAGTGCTGCAGACTGAAAAGGCTGTGAAAGAATACAACAACCTGGCCGGACAGGGGGCTAAAGTTGGAGGAGTCTTCCACTCCACCTGCTGA